Part of the Babylonia areolata isolate BAREFJ2019XMU chromosome 4, ASM4173473v1, whole genome shotgun sequence genome, gcagacagggacaaagacgggagtggtggtggtggtggtggcggtgggggtggctCCCCGACCAGTGACAAGAGCAAGTCGGACAGTCTGGAGAGCTGGaacggtgtgggtggtggtggggacgagGTGTGGGTGCGGTGTGACGACCGCACCAGCGGCAAGTCCAGCACCGCCTTGCTGgatggtggggttggggatggtggtggttacAAGGACGAGCCATATGTGATCTTCGACAAGAACAAGGCCGGGGCGCCCCATGAGTACAGCTACCCGAGCCTGGAGCCCGTGCACAAGCCGCCGGCCAAACGCGAGTCCACCTCCATGCGCAAGACATCATCCTCGGTCGGCCAGcctcaccaccacccgcccctgcCGCTGCCGCAGAAAACGAAGCCTTCCTCCAAGCACAAGAGCGGACAGTCGCGGCGCCTGGTGTCGCAGCGGGCCCAGTGCGAGTACTGCCGCGTCATGTTCAACATCGACGAGAACCAGCGTGGCAGCTGCGACTCGGCGCCGGACAAGGTGGTGAAGTGCATCGAGTACGCCACGTGCGTGGCCTGCGCCAGCGGCCTCATCTACCACTGCATGGCGGACGCGGATGGTGCCTACCGGCACCCGTGTGAGTGTGACTACACCGATGATTCAAACTGTAAGAAGTGGACGGCGCTGACGATATTGTCCTTTTTCATCCCGTGCTTATGGTGCTACATGCCTCTATATGCCTGCCACCGGTGTGGCACTGCCTGCGGGCTATGTGGGGGGAGACACAAGGCCGAATAGAGCTGCTCTTCTTTCTTCacgctgggggggtggggtgggatgggggcgcTAGAGAGGCTGGAGGACTGGatgctggtctttttttttgttgtcactcCATGGCCCACATCGTGACAAACGGTTGcttgtgtgcagatgtgtggaTTGTGgtctggtaattttttttttttttttttttgctagagaGGAAGATGAGATGTTAGTGTAtatctcccccctcgcccccattcATTGTTTGtgggtttctttccttttttatttcttttctgaattttttttttttttttaccaatgttACGCGCAAATTTATACACACTTTTTTTACCTATACTCTGTGGTTCATTATCTTTAGACACAAATGCTGGGATGCGGGGAATGGAAACAGGGAAGTGATAATTAGGTGTACTTTAAAAAAGAATTGTTTTCAGGTTCCCTAGAACTAGAAAGATATAGACTGTGATGCAGCCATATTGTGAATATGGCCGGCAGACTAttatccttttttccccttcagctGGCATGTCCAAGTGTGATACTTGATGGATTTGTCGCTGATGGAGACGACAAAAATCCACATCGTTAGCCTTTAAATAATCAGTTACTGAAGCACCTTTGGCAGATTGTAAGAAAGAGCCTGGAATTAGCTGGTGTTtttcgtgcatatatatatatata contains:
- the LOC143281372 gene encoding sprouty-related, EVH1 domain-containing protein 2-like, producing MEGTEIVGLVSSGDYLVEVQAQVMTRDDSTQCWVPMGGGGLSTVKLCKLAHGGPPHSPSSPPPPTSSSTSASPPSSSSAEQKQQQKPEYVIHGERLADKSVVLNCVLKKDILYTRANPKFHHWNTDEKRYGLTFERSDDAKAFDHGIRLAVAELSEGTESERIFQVVDLTSRKNSSSQSTSTTSTTTSSPSPHSPSSSLPPGTQDPFLFTHPHANHHHLHRVHYMSARQKPKSGGHASSSRDADRDKDGSGGGGGGGGGGSPTSDKSKSDSLESWNGVGGGGDEVWVRCDDRTSGKSSTALLDGGVGDGGGYKDEPYVIFDKNKAGAPHEYSYPSLEPVHKPPAKRESTSMRKTSSSVGQPHHHPPLPLPQKTKPSSKHKSGQSRRLVSQRAQCEYCRVMFNIDENQRGSCDSAPDKVVKCIEYATCVACASGLIYHCMADADGAYRHPCECDYTDDSNCKKWTALTILSFFIPCLWCYMPLYACHRCGTACGLCGGRHKAE